From Daucus carota subsp. sativus chromosome 6, DH1 v3.0, whole genome shotgun sequence:
AGTGCAAACCGCTGGGAGAAGAGGTGTGTTCCTGTATGACTTCCCGTGTTATTTCTGATCTCTACATTACACTTATTGACCGCAATCATATGTTAGTAAACATTTATTGTTAATTATTCAACCGAGAATTGGTAATTTAGTTTGAGACGACTTAAATTGATTCATGATCCAGATCTATGTGGTTCAAGCTTGTTTTGAACTAAACTCATGTTATCCATGCTCAAGTATTTTAAATGTTGAGGGTTACTCGGGCTATCTATTAAAGTCATTGTTATATCCAAAATTCCACATGGACTTAGTTGGGCTGAATTAGGCTTGATTCGGTTCGTCGAGGTCATATGGCCACTATTGGTCTACCTCTGTATGAGTTATTGTTGATGGACTTGGGCCGAGATTTGGACCTCTGACTTGAGCGCTCCAACTTTGACCTTCAACTTGGGCGTGCCTTACTTGGAAGGAAACCCCAACTTTGGCAGGAAAACTGATTATGAAAATTATGGAGTTATCCTCTTTAGATGGACTATGAAATGTGGAGCTATTTATGGCAAGGAGATGTCATCTTATATTTAGGGGACGTCATTGAGTTAAGTTGACCTCCATTGTGACGCCTTTCAAACCAGGGGTCTGGGGGTCACAAATTGACTCACAATAATATAACATGCATAGCGGAATAAAATAACAGTAATATATGACTAATgtcatatataacaataataatgcaTAGCGGAAATCAGCAGGTCAAGAAATTTCTTATCGTTACACAAGCTAAGAGATTGTTACATCAAAACTGCGAGGCTTGCTTGGCTAATGTCATAGATACTAATCGAGAAGTTTCACCCACAGAGAATATCCCAATGCTTAATGAGTTTTCAGATGTCTTTCCAGATGAACAGCCAGGGTTATCTCATGATAGAGAGATCCATTTGCATGCATGGGtcatattattgttattttattccGTTGTGCATGTTATGTTATTGTGAATCAATTTGTGACCCCCAGATCTAGACCCCCggtttggagggcgtcacatcCATTGCCTACTTAAAGACTTAGCTCATTATCCTGATGAGCCATACTCGTTGGGGAGTATCGAGATAACTTGAATCAAGAAGCTTTGCTCTGTATTTTAGTGAGTTAGTCATCAGGAGCTGGAAGGACTTGCTTTGAAGCCTGGTGGGTTATCCTCATTAAAGAGCAAGGATGTGTCCATGTAAGTCAGAACATGACAACTGTGGTTAATTAGGGAGAATCCAAGTCCGAGTGTAATTCGAAAGGCCTCGAGGTGATAGTCGCACCTCCAGGCCCATGTTTAGGCCTCACTTCTTGGATGACAATTACTACATATGGCTTGATCCCCGTTAATATGGGCAAGTATGCATATTGTTCATTCGACAACAACTTTTTCGAGAAACAACCACTATCGCAGATTTTGATTCCAGTTACAACCTCAAACTTGACTACCAAATTCCTATGTTAACAGACATTTAtcactaaaatagaaaaaagctAAATAAATGTATACCATTATCCAGAAAAATCACCTAGATAATATTAGCTTTCTAATTTGTCAGTTGTAGATTTGACTGATCATTTTGGCACTTGTGTGAAATTCACAAACGTTGACTACTCCAATATTGTACATTGtgcaataatatatttatcacaataccttgcattTGGACACTGTAGATGTTCTGCTTCTTTGATGATTTTCAAAAGTGAGAACATATTTGAGCTCTTAGTTGTCTAAGCCAGAAGAATACTTTATTATGGACATTTTTTTGCAGATCCCTCATGGAATCTAAGTTGCAGAGTGGAATAACTCTTATTGTTGATCGTTATGCGTATTCTGGGGTGGCATTTTCATCAGCCAAAGGACTTGATATTGAATGGTGCAAGGTTAAAATTCTTTTGTATTTCCATCAACATGGggttcattatatttttttgtgtgCATGATAAAACAGTGAAACACTAATGGCTTTGTGCAGGCTCCAGACATGGGGTTGTTGGCTCCTGATTTGGTGTTGTACCTTGACATATCTCCGGAGGTATTACTATAATTTCTCTACTTAAATTGGGAAAATTTAGGATGtgattttttatgaattattactGATTACTAGTTTCTGTAGTGTGCTTATGTTGTACTTAGTAGAGCTTTCCTATCTATCAACCTCTTCATACTGATTTTTTGAGTACTTATGATAGTCACCACATCCGCTGGTTTGTAGCGATTGGACATAGAATCAAGTCCTTGTGTTTAGGCAGAGCCAAGTGATCTTAGTTTACAATACGGCAAGATGGTGATTAGCGCTTTAAATATAGCTTATTTCTGAGATATCTCAATGACTATGGTTGTTGAGCTTTGGATGAagtatttcttttcctttttctccctctttaaaaaaaataaatataaactgCGGTGTTGATCAAAGAATATCAGGCGGGAAtgtccagatgttcaggaaagACCTGTGTTACTTTTTGTCTATCCGTTACATGTTCAACTATCAAGTTGCAACCACAATGGATGCATCATGTGTGTGTCTTGCATTATGACATTTCTAtatactatattcttttccttcTAATAGTTGTGGCTAGGAGGTTTGTTTACTTGTTAATAAATCTTTATTGAAAGTTTGAGACCCTTTTAACGGTGTGGTAGGCTGGTAGCTAAATGTGCAAAGAAACGATTCATTAGCaagtttgtttgttaattcaAGCTAGCTTACAAACCTTGCGATGcacatttattttataatatttttatgattatatataaattggGTTAAATATAAGTTGGTCACTAAAGTGAAGCCAAATATCACATTCCTCGTTAAATTTACCAGGATACCATGAAAATCACCCAAGTCACTATAAATATCACACCGGTAACTTGTGTTGGCCAAGCGGGCGGTTCGAGCCTTGCCGTGCCGGTTCACAGCAGGTCCGTGCTCATTTTACCCGGGCACGGATCTGGCATTACTGGTAGGCGTGCGGTGCCGGGCTTTGAGCTGGGAAACGGTAACTCATGACCGGCACAGCGAGCCAAGCTGGGTGGGGGGTTGGCGGGTTTTGGATGGTTTCTGTTagttcatttaaaaaaaaactacctCCGGTCCTTTTTATAAGTCAGTTagactttttgcacacaattctaTGTCCTTTGACCacttagtaattttttttttaaattttctgtttctgaattaaaatatgagacatatatttttattttgaaaaagaaaattttacaaatattaattctaggTATGTAGTCAAAAGGCCTAGAtttatgtgtaaaaagtcaaagtgacttaTATATAGGACCAAAGGGAGTATTCGTTTGTAAATTTTAACGAgaaatagataatttttttttaaactgtgTTTAGTGAATTACAAATTGATTGTTGCttacaattttaataaatttgaattttaaatacgTGTacaagataataaaatatatttttaaagttttaaaataaCCTCTCCTTTACAAAGAAGTACTGTTAACAGTAAGTTTAGTAAAAAAAGGTACACATTAGTAAATATTTGATACAGGGGAGTGTAAATCTTGTTTCTTGTTAGTTGTCACAAGTTTAGGCTGCAAACTGGCTGTGTCGTGCTGTGCCTATTCACTATTTTGGTATTCTCAACCCGTATCCGGCTTGGTGTATACTGTGCTTCGTGCCGCTTTAGTCCAGCCTGGTTTACTCATTTTTAATGTAAGGCTTACTAGTATGATATTTATACCAACTTAAGTGATTGAAATGATTAGTGATATCTTGCCTCCACTTCTGTGGTTAGTTTGATATTTAAttctatataaattttaatgatattctattataaaaattacCTTCTCCGTTTCAATTgacatgtccacttttgaaaagaaaaaatgttttaaatagTTGTCTACTTCAACTTTAAATCAATGTAGTTCATTATTTGTATGTTCAAGATTGACTTTATGCCACatacttttaatttatatttccaagatcaactatattccaaatattatatttggtcaATGCAATAAATATTACTATAAATAGAACCTCTACAGAAAttgaattttcttaaaatatgtgtgttttaaagtggacatgcaatttgaaacggagggtgTAATTTTTAGTTGAAGTCAAATTTTAGTGTGAAGAAtaaattgtaattttaataggaatgaaatataaaaaaattagttataatACAATTATAATATTGTGTTGAGAGTATTTAATCTTTAAATATTCTCAtcaatttgttttgaaagatgTAATGGGTTGTTAAAAGGGATGCCAAAAACAAAGGGTTAACAAAACAGAAAAACCATACCTATGTTTGCTTATTGTAGTTTGTTTATATACTTAGGATAGATATGTAAATATAGTAGTGCACAAATACTAGCTTGCATTATAGTTATATGGTTCAGAAGGGCTTTGCTTAGTTATGAACCTTGCATGAGGaagaatatttaatgacattctATAAGAAATAACCAATTTTCAGAGCTGTGGTATGCAGGAATCTATAGATCAGATCAAAGGTTAAGTAACATTTAGCATTCTAGTAGATTCTAATTTATTGTGCTTAGCCTGCTTTTCTGTCTCTTTGCTCCTATTCCATAGTTTAATCTATTTGGCTAATTGGTAAAAGCTAATTGAAATAATCAGAAAGCTTCTGAAAGAGGAGGCTATGGTGGTGAGCGATATGAGCAGCTTGAGTTCCAGAAAAAAGTTGCCCAGTCATACCAGGTTCTTCAAGATGCCTCGTGGAAGGTAATATGTTCATTGTATCTTGTCTTCTGTTTTCCTGTTCTGTGATGTACGACTTCATCTTATTATCAAACTTAGACTCTTTTTCCTGTAGTACTATATACTACAAAACCCACAGGCAAGATCTAAGTTGAGTTTGGTGGTTACAAATGACATCCAAAGCAGAAGCCTTTAACTATGCAATGACTTTATGTTAATTACCGCAGATAATTGATGCTAACCGTACTGTAGAAGATGTCGAGGAGCATATGAGGGACATTGTATTGGATTATGTGAAGACATGCAGGAATGGAAAATCTCTCTCCCAACTCTGGTTGAAGTAAACCACCGGAAGAATCAGATACCCAGAAAATCGATTTACTTTTCAATTTTCGTGAATTCGAGTTGTATTAGTGAATGTTTTTGGTTTGATAATGGCTATTCTGATTGTTTTCTCTGCATCAACAACATTCTTCTCTTTGTTCTAAAGTATAAattgttttgtaaatttttaaagatattattttgcAATTTCAGGTCTATACCAAGACCATTTATCAACTTCGTTAAGTTCTAATATGCTTGAAGGCCGATGCGGGGAGTGGGGACTGCAGTGAAGTTAAACTTCATTGTTTTAGCAAGTGTAACATTGAGGTTGATACTTTAGTAGTTTTGGCTGAACTTTTCTTACGTAAACAGGACttattttgagaattttttttcacatttatataatatatttaattatcatttatttaatagatattTAACATTTCTTATTTACAGAAATAagttagtattttaaaaaaatataaattcatctTCTTTAagaaataagtcacttatttttAAGAAGAAGTATGAATATTTATCTTAATTATGTCAAAATAAGATAATAAGATGAGTTAAACGAGATGAATGTATTTAAGGCATATTGTTTTACACTGTAGCAGTCAAAAGTTTTTAGGTGAAAACTTTAGACTTTAGGAAATCTGTATGTGGACTATGTGCCACCGACAACTGAATGGGTTAGGATAATTAAGATTGGCCATCAAGACTTGACGAGAGATGGAAGAACAGAGACAAAAGCGGCACGGCTTGATTGGAACAACCAGCCAACTTAAGACTAATGGCTCCAAAAATAGAATTGTAGTAGTCCATAATATTGAGACAGTGGTTTCAAATCTACTGGTATTGACGTATTGTGGTATACAGAAGACCCCTATTGTCTAAGTTGAATAAGCAGCATACTTACAAGCTACAGCTGTCGATACATAATTGCTTCAAAACTTGATAATTGAAGGGAGAAACAAAACGTAGGAAGAGGAGGGCCATGACCAGGCCTGTAAGGATGCATCTGCAATTCTGCATTGGCAGGAGAAGAATGCATGAAAGAAAAGATATCGAGCCAGTATGACTGATCTGAAAATTGTGACTTAACGTGATAAATTGCTAGGGTAAAGTGTCtctatgaaaattttgatttattaataacgtactagcctttaacccgtgcgaagcacgggcgagtatataattcgtaatttattatttataatttaaattttaacatcattttattagtattttagtattaatggattaaattttaattaaattatattattcaactgactatattttctcccgattatttGAAAATGGATAAACCCTAATAAATATAGCGGATCGTGTAAtacttttgaaagattcagtaatctaataaattgaatttcaacataattttgtaattttggtttttttgacaacaacaacttttaagattagagttaaaaagggttatgtaatggttcgtgttagttaaaaagagttatatgaatgttattgttaaatatcttgtatatttataattttatttataacattattatttataatggattgttatgagtgtttttagtatttgaaactgtttaacaatataatactaatagactccacatttgtagacttgtagtaccaaaatgagagtaccaaaccaaaaaatataactaaaaacttgtactacaaattatacctatgttggcttattatagtatagtatagatgagttattgtaaatataataacaaaaataaaaattatttatgataatttttatcaatttttttgtaaaaatgttaagttaccaaaaaaaaaattacctcaaattaatttttggctTTTATATCGTTTTTGGCATCAGCTTTAAGCCGGAGAGACAGGCTCATAGACAGTACGATGCATGCAAGTCATGACCAATTAATCATAAATTAACATAA
This genomic window contains:
- the LOC108225060 gene encoding thymidylate kinase-like isoform X1, which translates into the protein MLGASLVFKSIKFSTIPLLARRPLSSHLCSRLRCSARHICMEDKSKSGSRGALVVIEGLDRCGKTSQSSRLVKNLDELGYPAELFRFPDRNTVIGQMISSYLNSDSQLDDRTIHLLFSANRWEKRSLMESKLQSGITLIVDRYAYSGVAFSSAKGLDIEWCKAPDMGLLAPDLVLYLDISPEKASERGGYGGERYEQLEFQKKVAQSYQVLQDASWKIIDANRTVEDVEEHMRDIVLDYVKTCRNGKSLSQLWLK
- the LOC108225060 gene encoding thymidylate kinase-like isoform X2; translated protein: MLGASLVFKSITIPLLARRPLSSHLCSRLRCSARHICMEDKSKSGSRGALVVIEGLDRCGKTSQSSRLVKNLDELGYPAELFRFPDRNTVIGQMISSYLNSDSQLDDRTIHLLFSANRWEKRSLMESKLQSGITLIVDRYAYSGVAFSSAKGLDIEWCKAPDMGLLAPDLVLYLDISPEKASERGGYGGERYEQLEFQKKVAQSYQVLQDASWKIIDANRTVEDVEEHMRDIVLDYVKTCRNGKSLSQLWLK